aaaaatctagtgttaggttgctcaacctgatggtcttatgaaatttgacagattgcgtacaaaaagttgttgctaccaatcctaccaaaaacagtaagtagccgtatattaaaaaaaaaaactttatgtgtttggttggccaacctggcacccatccgaaatttgacagatcgtgggtaaaaatatctgctactggctgctaactctgccaaaaaaaagtaagaaattaaaaaaaaaattggcgggaaccttgcgaattttccgtggacattttgtgagagtgcgaatgtaaacttacaaaaaccggccaagagcgtgtcggacacgcccaaaatagggttccgtagccattacgaaaaaataagtagtatatttctaagtatttcgtattttatacggaatcttccaagtttaggtatatttataccttaggctgctattaactctttaactactaataattctcaagcaaacttagccgttatagttttccttgaaagtttgataaacttactaccattctgaatttttccaaaattttccacccaccggtttagattttagagggcgctcgattttaatgaaaatttgcactttaaagttgaatattttgcaaacagctcactgaatcgaaaaatagttctagcaacccccaaataattttgaaagagctatccaacgataccccacactacaggtttcgatgagaaaaaaaaatcacccccactttacgtctatgagaggtacactaaaaaaaaaatatttttgaaatttatattgtaccattttatcgacatagcttacatacatattcgtgcaaaattacagctttctagcatttatattccctgagcaaagccgcggacggacggaaagacagacagacagacatggcgaaactataagggttccgccattttggctccggaaccctaaaaatggaatcatcgagtgctagtgacatttctttcctattaattgtttagtatgagttttttttcgtctactattcctgtaatagttgaaagaaaagcagattatgcacctcgcattaagtaatttatattgccctcgtgctttttaaaacCCCCactgacgctcgggctccaaattggcactcggtgcaataataaataactttctgcttggtgcaacaatctactattactttTGTCACAAATTGATCAAATCTCCCAGGTGTTTATGATTGAATGTTATAAGTGGGTAAAATTGTGAgtacgtgcgtgcgtgtgtgcatTTATTTGTTATTCATTAATTTGCCCGTTTCTAATTGGGTCATCAAAAatatattcctcgcaacacatccccgcaaatctctggtgggaacgccGCCTTAATGATTGGACGGTTTTAAACTGCTTAAactggacgtctagaataaaaCAGGATAATTTGTATCTGGATATTCCCaccggatagggataaaattctaaatttttatttgctaGGATTAGAAACATGATATtgcattttcaaaaattacataaagaaaaaaaatcagaaaaacaATAACGTGCAGTAATATTCCGAATTAATTACGTgtatttattcttttgttttttttttgtatccaTATTTACCTTACACTGACAACAGTGCCATCAGGAGCAGTGTACGAGTAGGAACCTTGTTGCACGTGGATTTCTTCACTTTCTCCTCCCTCGTTGCTGCCATCTGCTGACCGCCCTTCCACTTTTGGAAGGACCTTGTCGTACGATGTTTCTTCTCGCTTAATCCCATTGCCAGTTTCATAGCTATAAGTATAATCACCATTGTCAAATTTGGCATTTCAAAAGACATTTGAATTAGTAATGACTAAGAATTCACTGCATAATTTAACACCTATTAGTCATTGTTCATATTTAATTAAGGCTATAAGGTACACAGTACATCTATGCAATGCTTTTGACACTAGAAACTCatcatttttagatttaatgaATGTAAAACCTTTGGATTCTTAAATTGATATTGTCATTAAATTTTAAGATGTTGGGTTTCGATACGGTTTAATTTTAGTTacactttataaataaagttgctTAATTAAATTACTTCATAAAATATACGTCAATGTTTAAGAATAGAACAGGAAGTTCTTCAAACGGGGACGTAACACaagttagtttaaaataaacttcttacaaaaagaaaaatttaactttttacgAAAGCGTGGATTTATACgtttttttatcgaacagctggcaaacgagcagacgggtcacctgatggtaagtgatcacggccgcccatggacacctacagcattattaggactgcggatgcgttgccggccttgcaataggCTATACacttacaatacaacaatataaTACACAATTACCTGAATTTATACGTTCCGTTAGACTCCAGTTCTTCCGATTGAGAAACAATAGGTATGACCGTGGGTTGCTGCTTCTCCAACGGCAACACATCGGTGGCGGCTGGCGCTGCGACCACACACGCCACTGCCCAGCACAAGACAATTAATTTGGAATACATTACTTCACTCACTCCCGAAATCCACTGATGAATGATACTCCAGACTCCTTTGCCACCTATATGTAAGACTCATCTATTTACACTACCCTCCCCCCGCCTTCCGGTGGAGTCAGCCTAAGCGTACGCTAAATACTTCAACCTTAGCGCATGACAGATGTGTTCTTCGGAAAATTGCACAATCGTCGAGGTGTCAACAATAAAACGGTGACGATCTGCGTGATTAACTCGCCGGTCGCACAAAGCAAGGTTTATTGGCTCACTGAAAATCGAATCGTTTAGGATTTCAGTTGCTTAAGGTAATGTTACGCCCCGGTATTATAATAATTAGCAAACAGTGGACATATCACGTAagattacaatttttttctagtCGCAAATTacttgtctgtctgttagtcTAATAACATGAATGTTATCATGAAGATGCTCAGCCTATTAAACTACATAAAGGCAAAAAAAAGCGTTGACATCCCACTTTAATGTTAGGTACTCCGAAAGCATCATtaacctaaaacaaataaaaaaaatgtgaggTAATCGAGaactaagtatataaataattttaattgataaaaatgtATTCATGTTGAGGTTTTTCATCAGTTTTGTTAAAATGAGTAGGAaagtaaacattattttttgagaatatataaaaaacaaaaaaaagagatggGAACAAACTATGAGGCCAACGACGACGACCACTTTGTCAAAAGTGTAGTGACTTAGAAGAAAAGATGACATAGAACTACTTCAAGGCTAAACAGTTGTGGTTTCAGTCCTAATTGGACTAACAAAATTACATATTCGATTCAAATATTTCTTCGCTCAAGTTTCTTATGACAAGTTTTTgaaaacttaattattaaaagaTTAATGTCATAAATGTTCTGTTTGTCTTATGGAATGAAGCTTTAAAGGTAGCATACGTAACAGCCCTTCAAATTGCATAAAGCCGCTAAGCctattgttttgcaataattagcGAGAACATACAGTATTTAGAATATTATATCTTATGCCTATCTATAAAAGAGGACACGTGATTATATTATACAACGCATTACATAAACCACTGGAGCAGTGGTAGACTTGAAATTGGGCAGCCATATTTTTTGAGGATCATTAGAGGTGTattaagaaaggatttttctaaattcctACAGAATGGGAAATGAAAatgatttataatttttgcTTCCACCAAAGAAGCTCTTTCTTCATAACTATTCTTATCATCGAATACTTAAATTTGGTACATaagaccgaagtccgaaggaataGCGTCGGAAGTTGTAAGTATTTATGCGTCCTAATTGGGAAACTCCGACTGTGCGCAGAATGTTGCAGTTGTTCTGTATGACGAGTAGATGACGCTAGAAGGTGCTAGACCGTTTCATGATTTTCCAAAATTGCCACGGTTACTACTGGACGAGCCtaatattttagtaataataataaaattatttattcagataaccaggatccattattaaataatacgccgttatttctgaataaataattttattattattattattaaataatggaTCCTggttatctgaataaataattttattattattattagtatatttAGCTGGTCCAgtagtaggtaaaaaaatatttattttttatccgtGGCAATTTAGGAAAATCATGAAACGGTCTAGCAACTTTTAGCGTCATCTAGTTTGTTGACTTTTCGtcaaaattctttcaataatCAAAATTTccatcatcaaaatcatcagtatgtatgtatgtaacctATTCATACACAATACTAACAAATTTtgttaatactaaaaaaaacatatacatactgatgattttgatgatggAAATTTGGattattgaaagaattttgaGGAAATGTCAACAGactatgaaaaaatattagagggtcgtgggtttgaaGTTCGTAGATTGAGACCTTCACTCTAGCCTTTATACAGCTTGCTAGTGTGTTAATCTAATTTAGTAcacaaattccgaaaaactgaatattccgAGCTTAGGTTAGTCTCTCAATACGCTACTTGGGAAGGCATAGATCGGACAACTGGActactattgtttttttactacTACCTATTCATGGCtctttaagttttttgtttcttaaaaaTGATTCGTGTTAAGTTAAGGTATAGTAAAACTGATCCGGGTCGAAGCTATCCGCGCTTTAGATTGTTTGTTTTCGTATTTGGTCATTAGTGCCTAAATAACTTATGCGTCTTGATATCAAACAATAGCTGCTGTTAATTGAAGATTCAAATGTTCATGCATATTCTAGGTAAATGCGTCTGTTAAAATTCGTTTCCGCATTGAAAATCCATACAAACATTGATGTCATTCTAAAGCAAATAAAAGAACACTCCTTTATTTTAAAGATTAATTTAATTGGACATTTCTGGTTGGATTGGTGTGTAGGCGAATATCGCCGAAATAATCAGCTTAAGCTTGTAAGCGCATTGACTCATCCTCATTAATATACTAAACGCGGGTGTGTTGAGTTGTGGTGTATTTTAGAATCGCTGAATTCTATACTAGTTACGATGATAACCtacaaattattttgtattgtttttatattcaCTTATGGTGTATTAAGCAAGAATACTGGTAGAGGAAATACAAGACATAGACAGCCGCTTGAGGACTATCAGTACAATCATCCACCAGAACCGGAAAGTTATGAAGCCATTCCAGTTGCTATTCTATATGAAGAAGACAGCAATCGCAACGACAAATCTATAAAAAGTGATGTCTCAACGAGTAACAAAGTCGAGCAGGTAAATACAGAGTCTTCTAAAAGTGAATCTAGTATTGCAGTTCAATCAAACGGGGCAGAAGAAAATATCGATCATGGTGATTCAACCCCAGAAAAACTCGAAACTGAAGAGTATATTTCAAGTCGCAAAGAACATCAGAAACCTACCACGATAAAAGAAACGAAATCCGAACAAGATATTCAAATTCCAGTCGCTGTGGTTTATGAACCCGAGGCTCCCTACTACCATAAATCCCGTCCCAAAATTCAAAGAGTATCAAGTAAAAGACGAAAAGTTCAGAATCCAACATTAGTAGAACCTACAGTTGTAGAAAAGCAAATCGAGGAAGGGAAGAAAACTAAAATTAGTGCtcaagaaaatgaaaatacactAAATTCTCGTGTACCTGATAAGAAAGAACGATTCAGTAACAATGAAAAAGTCAGCCCTAATCAAAATTATCCTAAACGTGATAATTCGACTCGTCAACGTGAAGTAGTTCCCATAGTGCAATCGGAAAACCTTGTGTTTTCTCATACTGGTGACTTTCAATATAGGTAACCTGAAACTTACTTTGTTATGTTCTATGAGAttcgtaaattaaataaacatgatAAATGTGTAAGTATTAAATAGGAGTATAAAATGATAAACACAAATGATTATCCATCATCCCATACTATGATGTATGAAAAACAGACTCGTTATTTTTGCTTGTTAGCGACAACTGTATAACAACACAAATCCTTTTATTTACAGTTACGAGGGAGGTGATGGCACAAAAGCTTTTGAAAAAGGACAATTGAAAACTTTTGATGACGATAATGCTGGCGAAGCTGTCAGTGGAAGTTTTTCTTATACGGTAAATTTTAGACCAAAAACCACTGCTTTGATTCAATTTAACTCAAACGgacttataaatatttaatttgtttttttttacaggctAAAGATGGGAACGAGTACAGTCTATCATATACAGCAGATGAAAATGGATACCGGCCAGTAGGAGCACACTTGCCGACTCCACCGCCTATCCCACCTGCTATTGCACGAGCACTTGCCTATCTAGCAACTAAACCCACTGCGGAACCAGTCACAAAATCCTTATTTGAAGCAGATTATTCATAAGTGATAGCGATTTCTTAAGTGTTTCTAACTACTCGTATCACTACTCATTCCACtcttaggtatatttaaatagta
This Choristoneura fumiferana chromosome 12, NRCan_CFum_1, whole genome shotgun sequence DNA region includes the following protein-coding sequences:
- the LOC141433334 gene encoding uncharacterized protein; amino-acid sequence: MITYKLFCIVFIFTYGVLSKNTGRGNTRHRQPLEDYQYNHPPEPESYEAIPVAILYEEDSNRNDKSIKSDVSTSNKVEQVNTESSKSESSIAVQSNGAEENIDHGDSTPEKLETEEYISSRKEHQKPTTIKETKSEQDIQIPVAVVYEPEAPYYHKSRPKIQRVSSKRRKVQNPTLVEPTVVEKQIEEGKKTKISAQENENTLNSRVPDKKERFSNNEKVSPNQNYPKRDNSTRQREVVPIVQSENLVFSHTGDFQYSYEGGDGTKAFEKGQLKTFDDDNAGEAVSGSFSYTAKDGNEYSLSYTADENGYRPVGAHLPTPPPIPPAIARALAYLATKPTAEPVTKSLFEADYS